The following proteins are co-located in the Apium graveolens cultivar Ventura chromosome 5, ASM990537v1, whole genome shotgun sequence genome:
- the LOC141724840 gene encoding pentatricopeptide repeat-containing protein At5g13770, chloroplastic isoform X1 produces the protein MATMPNSPDWSLACVHCNQRIHQQLVPFNSSSIIKSKSFLFVSFLSSTSRLLVSTTSSSCKSPILEDASSHSPPVAELELKLQDFQIPKTAKIEDSNVLICAMFKDPKNHQLGFEYYQKAKALPDFRPQNTTIKHLVRYLIRSKSWNSIWSLSEDFEKFCVFPDSSTCCKLISSCIKARKFKIVNKIIDVLKSGDNTEGIIVLAFETAMRGYNKLHMYSSTIVMYEDMKSAGILLDPVCYCQIMEAYMKTGNNDKVVALFQEFEKKVDWTPFLPQIYRILCESLGKSGRAFEALEFFRDMTKKGFPEDSSFYSSLIYSFANIKDVKMAEELMIEAEGKKMLKDQATFLKLILMYIEQGMLEKTLDVAAVMKRMNVNISDCIFCAIVNGYSKKRGLNQTIKVYEDLILEGCEPGQVTYASIINVYCKLGLHSKAEDVFSEMESKGIYKCVVAYASIIAMYGKTDRIRDAMRLVAKMKERGCAPNVWIYNSLLDMHGKIINLRQVEKIWKEMKRRKVLPDKVSYTSIINAYYKGKELEKCVEYYQEYRLNGGGIDKAMAAIMVGVFSKTNNINELVQLLQDLNAERIQLDGRLYRSSLNALRDAGMQDQAKWLLQSFEAR, from the coding sequence ATGGCTACCATGCCCAATTCTCCAGATTGGTCACTAGCTTGTGTTCACTGTAATCAAAGAATTCATCAGCAGTTAGTCCCCTTCAATTCATCTTCGATTATCAAATCAAAATCTTTTCTTTTTGTCTCTTTTCTTAGCTCAACTTCAAGACTTTTAGTTTCAACTACTTCATCTAGTTGCAAATCACCAATTCTTGAAGATGCATCCTCTCATTCTCCTCCTGTGGCTGAACTTGAGCTTAAATTGCAGGATTTTCAGATACCGAAAACAGCGAAAATAGAAGACTCAAATGTGTTGATTTGTGCTATGTTTAAAGATCCCAAGAATCATCAACTTGGCTTTGAGTATTATCAAAAAGCTAAAGCATTGCCAGATTTTAGACCTCAGAATACAACGATAAAGCATCTGGTCAGGTACTTAATACGTTCGAAATCTTGGAATTCGATATGGTCATTAAGCGAAGATTTTGAGAAATTTTGTGTGTTTCCCGATAGTTCTACTTGTTGTAAATTAATTAGTAGCTGCATTAAAGCTAGaaaatttaaaattgtaaataaAATTATTGATGTTCTGAAAAGTGGTGATAATACTGAAGGGATTATTGTTTTGGCATTCGAGACAGCAATGAGAGGCTATAACAAACTTCATATGTATAGTTCTACAATAGTCATGTATGAAGATATGAAATCTGCTGGCATTTTGTTAGACCCTGTATGTTATTGCCAGATAATGGAAGCTTATATGAAAACAGGGAATAATGATAAAGTTGTGGCATTGTTtcaagaatttgagaaaaaggttGATTGGACACCGTTTTTGCCTCAAATTTATAGAATTCTGTGCGAATCGTTAGGTAAATCTGGTAGAGCTTTTGAGGCTCTTGAGTTCTTTAGAGACATGACTAAGAAGGGGTTTCCGGAGGATTCTTCATTTTACTCTTCATTGATTTATTCATTTGCAAATATTAAAGATGTGAAAATGGCTGAGGAGCTAATGATTGAAGCTGAGGGAAAGAAAATGTTAAAGGATCAAGCTACATTTTTGAAGCTCATTCTGATGTACATTGAACAAGGGATGTTGGAAAAGACTCTTGATGTAGCTGCAGTGATGAAACGTATGAATGTAAATATATCTGATTGCATTTTCTGCGCGATTGTGAATGGATACTCTAAGAAGAGGGGGCTAAATCAGACAATCAAGGTTTACGAAGACCTTATATTGGAGGGATGTGAGCCGGGCCAAGTGACCTATGCTTCAATTATAAATGTTTACTGTAAACTTGGATTACATTCCAAAGCAGAGGATGTGTTCTCGGAGATGGAGAGTAAAGGGATTTATAAATGTGTGGTGGCCTATGCGAGTATAATTGCAATGTATGGGAAAACTGACAGAATAAGGGATGCAATGAGGCTTGTTGCTAAGATGAAAGAAAGGGGCTGTGCACCAAATGTATGGATATACAATTCTCTGTTGGATATGCATGGAAAAATTATTAATTTGAGACAAGTGGAAAAAATATGGAAGGAAATGAAGCGAAGGAAGGTGTTGCCAGACAAGGTTAGTTATACAAGTATCATAAACGCTTACTATAAAGGTAAGGAGTTGGAAAAATGTGTTGAGTACTACCAAGAATACAGGCTTAATGGTGGTGGCATTGACAAGGCAATGGCTGCTATAATGGTTGGTGTTTTCTCTAAGAcaaacaatataaatgagttagTTCAGCTTTTGCAGGATTTGAATGCAGAACGGATTCAGTTAGATGGGAGGCTGTATAGATCATCTTTAAATGCCTTGAGGGATGCTGGAATGCAAGATCAAGCTAAATGGTTGTTGCAGAGTTTTGAAGCAAGATAA
- the LOC141724840 gene encoding pentatricopeptide repeat-containing protein At5g13770, chloroplastic isoform X2: MFKDPKNHQLGFEYYQKAKALPDFRPQNTTIKHLVRYLIRSKSWNSIWSLSEDFEKFCVFPDSSTCCKLISSCIKARKFKIVNKIIDVLKSGDNTEGIIVLAFETAMRGYNKLHMYSSTIVMYEDMKSAGILLDPVCYCQIMEAYMKTGNNDKVVALFQEFEKKVDWTPFLPQIYRILCESLGKSGRAFEALEFFRDMTKKGFPEDSSFYSSLIYSFANIKDVKMAEELMIEAEGKKMLKDQATFLKLILMYIEQGMLEKTLDVAAVMKRMNVNISDCIFCAIVNGYSKKRGLNQTIKVYEDLILEGCEPGQVTYASIINVYCKLGLHSKAEDVFSEMESKGIYKCVVAYASIIAMYGKTDRIRDAMRLVAKMKERGCAPNVWIYNSLLDMHGKIINLRQVEKIWKEMKRRKVLPDKVSYTSIINAYYKGKELEKCVEYYQEYRLNGGGIDKAMAAIMVGVFSKTNNINELVQLLQDLNAERIQLDGRLYRSSLNALRDAGMQDQAKWLLQSFEAR, encoded by the coding sequence ATGTTTAAAGATCCCAAGAATCATCAACTTGGCTTTGAGTATTATCAAAAAGCTAAAGCATTGCCAGATTTTAGACCTCAGAATACAACGATAAAGCATCTGGTCAGGTACTTAATACGTTCGAAATCTTGGAATTCGATATGGTCATTAAGCGAAGATTTTGAGAAATTTTGTGTGTTTCCCGATAGTTCTACTTGTTGTAAATTAATTAGTAGCTGCATTAAAGCTAGaaaatttaaaattgtaaataaAATTATTGATGTTCTGAAAAGTGGTGATAATACTGAAGGGATTATTGTTTTGGCATTCGAGACAGCAATGAGAGGCTATAACAAACTTCATATGTATAGTTCTACAATAGTCATGTATGAAGATATGAAATCTGCTGGCATTTTGTTAGACCCTGTATGTTATTGCCAGATAATGGAAGCTTATATGAAAACAGGGAATAATGATAAAGTTGTGGCATTGTTtcaagaatttgagaaaaaggttGATTGGACACCGTTTTTGCCTCAAATTTATAGAATTCTGTGCGAATCGTTAGGTAAATCTGGTAGAGCTTTTGAGGCTCTTGAGTTCTTTAGAGACATGACTAAGAAGGGGTTTCCGGAGGATTCTTCATTTTACTCTTCATTGATTTATTCATTTGCAAATATTAAAGATGTGAAAATGGCTGAGGAGCTAATGATTGAAGCTGAGGGAAAGAAAATGTTAAAGGATCAAGCTACATTTTTGAAGCTCATTCTGATGTACATTGAACAAGGGATGTTGGAAAAGACTCTTGATGTAGCTGCAGTGATGAAACGTATGAATGTAAATATATCTGATTGCATTTTCTGCGCGATTGTGAATGGATACTCTAAGAAGAGGGGGCTAAATCAGACAATCAAGGTTTACGAAGACCTTATATTGGAGGGATGTGAGCCGGGCCAAGTGACCTATGCTTCAATTATAAATGTTTACTGTAAACTTGGATTACATTCCAAAGCAGAGGATGTGTTCTCGGAGATGGAGAGTAAAGGGATTTATAAATGTGTGGTGGCCTATGCGAGTATAATTGCAATGTATGGGAAAACTGACAGAATAAGGGATGCAATGAGGCTTGTTGCTAAGATGAAAGAAAGGGGCTGTGCACCAAATGTATGGATATACAATTCTCTGTTGGATATGCATGGAAAAATTATTAATTTGAGACAAGTGGAAAAAATATGGAAGGAAATGAAGCGAAGGAAGGTGTTGCCAGACAAGGTTAGTTATACAAGTATCATAAACGCTTACTATAAAGGTAAGGAGTTGGAAAAATGTGTTGAGTACTACCAAGAATACAGGCTTAATGGTGGTGGCATTGACAAGGCAATGGCTGCTATAATGGTTGGTGTTTTCTCTAAGAcaaacaatataaatgagttagTTCAGCTTTTGCAGGATTTGAATGCAGAACGGATTCAGTTAGATGGGAGGCTGTATAGATCATCTTTAAATGCCTTGAGGGATGCTGGAATGCAAGATCAAGCTAAATGGTTGTTGCAGAGTTTTGAAGCAAGATAA
- the LOC141661606 gene encoding lignin-forming anionic peroxidase-like — MGSGKYSAAAVACSLFLVGLFCMPCNAQLSTSFYDTTCPNLQSTVKTQVRTSISAERRLAGSLIRLHFHDCFVQGCDASILLDDSPTIQSEKSAPPNKNSVKGYDVIDRAKTAVEKICPGVVSCADILSIAARDATVLAGGPSWTVKLGRRDSTTTNFTQASNGLPFFRDNLQKLISDFAIKGFTIREMVALSGAHSFGQAQCFTFRDRIYNNASDIDAGFASTRRRNCPSSGGDTKLAPLDLVTSTSFDNNYYKNILQKKALLETDQILLSGGSTDDIVRDYSKNPATFKSDFAAAMAKMSDLSPLTGQAGVIRRICSSLT; from the exons ATGGGTTCTGGCAAATATAGTGCCGCGGCTGTTGCCTGTTCTCTGTTTCTTGTTGGCCTCTTTTGCATGCCATGCAATGCCCAGTTATCTACTTCGTTTTATGATACTACCTGTCCAAATTTACAAAGTACTGTTAAAACACAAGTTAGAACTTCCATATCTGCAGAGCGTAGATTGGCAGGATCACTCATTCGCCTTCACTTCCATGATTGCTTTGTTCAG GGGTGTGATGCATCAATCTTGCTTGATGATTCTCCTACTATCCAAAGCGAGAAGAGTGCCCCTCCCAATAAAAATTCTGTAAAAGGTTACGATGTCATAGACCGAGCCAAGACAGCCGTTGAGAAAATATGCCCTGGAGTGGTATCTTGTGCAGACATTTTATCTATAGCTGCTCGTGATGCTACTGTTTTG GCCGGTGGTCCGTCATGGACTGTAAAGCTGGGAAGAAGAGATTCTACAACTACCAATTTTACACAAGCCTCAAACGGTCTTCCATTTTTCCGCGATAATCTCCAAAAACTAATTTCAGACTTTGCTATCAAGGGCTTCACTATAAGGGAGATGGTTGCTTTGTCTG GGGCACATTCATTTGGACAGGCACAGTGTTTCACATTCCGTGACAGAATATACAACAATGCATCAGACATTGATGCTGGATTCGCAAGCACCCGAAGACGCAACTGCCCTTCCAGCGGTGGAGATACCAAATTAGCACCACTTGATTTGGTAACATCTACTTCATTTGACAACAACTACTACAAGAATATACTACAAAAGAAGGCACTTTTAGAAACAGATCAAATCCTTCTTAGTGGGGGGTCAACAGATGACATCGTGAGAGATTACAGCAAGAATCCAGCCACATTTAAAAGTGATTTTGCAGCTGCTATGGCTAAAATGAGTGATCTCAGTCCCCTTACAGGTCAAGCTGGTGTGATCAGGAGAATCTGTAGTTCCCTTACCTAA